In Aedes albopictus strain Foshan chromosome 3, AalbF5, whole genome shotgun sequence, the genomic window cacaaaccggctaagtttccgctcgtctgatgggtaagacaatcactcatagcatgtcttcacaatacctcggcgtctggttcgattccaaatgcacctgggggaagcatattgtgtatctgatacagaaatgccaaaagcgaatcaactttatgcgaactattaccggaacatggtggggagcacacccggaagatctgatcaggctgtaccaaacaaccattctatcggttttagaatacggtagcttctgttttcaatccgcggcgaaaacacacttgctgaagcttcaacgggttcagtaccgttgccttcggatcgcgttaggttgcatgaactcgactcacacaatgagtttagaggtacttgctggtgtacagcctctgacagaccgctttgcggagttgtcgttccggttcctcatccgatgcgaggttgtgaatccgttagtcatagaaaacttcgaaaagctgctcgaacagaatccccaaactcgttttatgagtgtgtactactggtacatgacactggaggtgtgtgtgtgtgtgtgtgtgtgtgtgtgtgtgtgtgtgtgtgtgtgtgtgtgtgatccaactaacccccactgtccggcagtggtattatggaaaaaAGATTTCTGCAATACCATATTGATGCTACTGCAAAaggctttagtccgggagttagaaggtgatagctctattgcagattcagagacccatttcagaatggctggagagacacgtccattcagaagtcactttcacttacaataagccccgcatgtgtgcattaccgttatcaaatggataatgatactgcaaacacacttcctgattcaaagataatcttcgaaactggcacgtatttagttcaatttgttGTAAATACAATCAAtgatcagaacaatctcaccgaaaaccatccaaggtagcgctgccatcaccatggtAACGTATTCACGCCGCAGTCAGGCTTACTCCTCCTCTCGCACAGTCAGGTCACTCCTCGTTTCACCACCCTCGCGCACGCAATCAGTCATCATtagaacacacgtcactttaTCTCTTTCAAAATTATGGGCATGAGGCTACAATATTTGATTCTAGAGCTCTCTAAACACTGATGGCGTGGTGTATTAGCCGAAACCGTagaaaaccccgaaaaaaaaaaacagaacaaacACTCCAAACATAAAAAGCTGTCGGTTGGCAAAACGCGGAATAGGCTAATATTTCGACACTCCCGATAGGAATTCCGGCACCGCGTGCGTTATCCGACCTGCTAGCAGCGGCATGCAATCACACACAAGACAATAAAACGcctccggatggcgtagcgctaCCAATCATATCACGATTTGTCGGTCAAAAGCTTCAGCAACATGatattaattttgaaaatatttcttcataATTCTTCACAATTCTTCCCAAAACCACAAATCACTGTACAATTCACCACACAACACAAAAACTCTTTCACACGCGAatacggatggcgtagcaccggccaaaccgtcagcatAATCGCGAAGAAAAAAACGAACAAGCGGACGCGAAAGAATTTGTGACGAGCAGCTctaaacacgtctgcacgcggcaacgcctacactgaacgaaaactccatcccgaaatcgactgatttgtccgaccatccagtccaaattgccaaaatcgtgttttcaaatgatgaatcaatcatacggcaatcatcctaaaaagcggatgacgatcatcttattcgcgtatgagtcgacgcacgctatgtgattgaatattagttgcagagcgaaggccacccagatgcaccgaatttattcatcgatagcgtaacaagttccttgatcgtgacgcTCGGGACGTTGACGATTATGCGTCGCATGTTCTATCCTGGACAGGCCATCTTTTTTGAAAAGGGCGCTCGCGAGAGCATCCTGGCCACTAAGCACCCAACTTTTTTGAGAAAGTtagcggtgacattattgttatcaatcgctaaaaaacaaagttgctcgaccatatggtcgacattctattttcatatcgctgtcatccgattttaggatgacatcattcggtcggtggaacATACGgcttccgaccgaatgtcgttaaggggcgtgatcgtatcgcctctcagtcgatcttgggcggggggtttcgttcagtgtactcTTTTTTTCACTGGTACATGACACTGGAGGTAAGCCCaaatccggttaacaccaatcgtgacaacttctcagacttcgacagctcctctgtggattttgatctctctatgaaggatgagatcaccggtataccggaatcttttcgttccatatgtattccacaaatttttgcaagtaagttcgggcatgttagcggggccagacagttcttcacagatggttccaaaaccaatgattcgactggattcggtgtctacaacgaatttcatagcgccaccttcatgcttcaaaagccatgttcggtatacattgctgagctagcggctatatactacaccttagagtacattcgcactcttccacctgagcactacttcatttttaccgacagtctaagctctctggaggctgttcggtcaatgaaaccgatgaagcactcagcgtacttcctgaaaggaatacgccaagtcttgagtgctttgtccaaacgctcatacatcatcaccatagcttgggtcccttcacattgctcaatcccgggcaatgagaaagcggactctctggctaaggtgggcgctagcgaaggcgatatttacgagcgtcaaatcgccttcggcgaattttttgcattggcccgtcaggagaccttgatcacctgcaacacaaatggagagatggagagatgggtagatggttgcattccatcatcccacaggtgtcgaagaagccatggttcaaagggttggatttaggccgcgatttcattcgtgtgatgtgtcggctgatgtccaaccactatttgttgaacgcacacaccttccgtattgggctctcagaaagcaatctctgtgtctgtggcgtggcttaccaggatatcgaacatgttgtgtggggatgcaatgagtatcgtgaggtcagatctgagctgcatgaaattctccgagtccgagaaacccgttagagaagtgttggcaggacttgatttggaatacatgaacctccCGAATACAAATTGAGATGTAGCTAAGCATTAGCAAACAACATCAATACACTTAGTACTGTCGTTTTATGTTGTAGCTTTAATGTACTCTGACTTCAGCTTGACATATGAAAACATGACAATGCATCTGGCTCTAATGTTACATTAGCATCTAATGTCATACTGATGTAAAACGATGTGCATATGAGCATCAAGATACATAAAAAAACGTTAGGATCTGCTGTTACATCAAAATGTAACGTCATGCTGATGTAAAAAGACGTACTCATGAGCATCAAGATACATCCGAAAACATTAAGTTCTGATGTTACATCAAATTGTAACGTCATGCTGATGTATAATGATGCAAGTATAAACATCAAGAAACATTCAAAGACATTAGGCTCTAATGTTACATTTAAAAGTAACGTCATGTAATGTAAACCGATGTTCTCATAAACATCAAGATACATCTAAAAACGTAagattctaatgttacattatgAGCTAATGTCGTACTGATGTTGAACGCTTTACTCTTTAAAAATCAAGGACATTAGATTCAGACGTTCCCTGATGTCTCCTACATCAGGATTACATtgcgatttagatgtgtttatgcaaggtagcaTACATCAGAAAATCAAATGTTTTTGATGTCATGAACAATATCCAGAACATCACAACCTgatgttttcagacatttcttgatGTGCAGATTTAAATGTTTACAGAAGTTTTTTAATGTGCAAAAACATAAGACTTAAacgttttctgatgtatgttgatgtatgtAAACCTTAGATGCAAACGATATTCTAATGTTTTACGATGTAAAAAACGTTACCTCTAGACGTTTACAAATGCAGATACATCTGAAAACGTTGGGTTCTAATTTCGTACTGATGTTGAACGACGTATTCATAAAAATTAGGAAACACTCAAAAACGTTTACTTCTAATGTTACATTAACAGCAAACGTCATGGCATGTCATGTCGTTATGTGCATAAACATCAAAATGCATTCAAAAACGTTATCTTCTAATCTTACATTATACGCCAACGTCATGCTTAAGTAAATTGAAGTACGTAAAAACATCGAAATAAACGGGGTGACATCAGATTCTAACGTTGAATCACGAAGATATCAATCGATAACGAACTTGGTTCTCCAATTATCTAAAGGGAAGTGTTGGCTCGTGTATTGCGCATATCAAAAATTCTGATATGCATTTTTTGAAGAGGGTTACCGGACCACATGGTGGTGACCCTCTTTGGGCCTAATGTGCCCCTTTAGCAAACGGTAAAGACAACACCTCAAAATTCAAGGTAACATGAGAGGACATTAGAAAAACGTCAGAATATAATGTTTCTGTATATGAACAAACATTTGAAAACGACTAGATGTTACGTTTTTTACATCGAAAAACATTAGAATAACGTTCGAATCTAACGTTTacatacatcaacatacatcagaaaacatttaaatctaatgttttttcacATCTAAAAACATATGAAAACATCAGGTTCTGATGTTCTGGGTAATATTCTTGACATCAAAAAACGATTggtttcctgatgtatacattatgttaccttgcataaacacatctaaatcgcaATGTATTCTAACGTTCAACATCAGAAAACATTCAAAACATCTGAGAACATCAGAAATACATGCGAATCGCATGTTTCTGTGcatcaaaaaaaaacatataaaaacgtcTAGATTTGACGTTTTGTACATTGCAAAACATCAGAAAAAACGTTGGAATGTAACGTTTTCATACATCAATATACATCAGGGAACGTCTGAATCTATTGTTttatacatcaacatacatcagaaaaacgtttgaatctTACGTTTTTGTACAtcaaaaaacatctgaaaacgtcaggttttgatgttctggataatattcttgacatcataaaacatttgatttcctgatgtatacattatgttaccttgcataaacacatctaaatcgtAATGTATTCTAATGTTCAACGACAGAAGTACATTAAAACTTGATGTTGATGTACACATCAAAATTGAATGTCAGGCTAATGCAAATTTTTATTCGggctgatttaccagtttttgaaacgtgttgatgtcagagtttgatgtagtacgttccttgttttcgttgtccgccttttggttttgttgttcgcccctgtctgtcgtcacccccttccgtttgtcctcttcttgtcgttttctaccgataaagtcctttctttttggttccgttacagatatggacaatttgtcccatcaaagttttagtataagttagcaaataatttagttttaaacccattaatccgtccttcccattttttttcttcttcaatccttaacctcgaaacagccgcgagtacttcggcttcccaaactaacatagttttaaggcagtaataaattgtaaaatttaaaatcattgtaaaaacaaaagatttcggctcagttatgcccatgtggcgcccgagccttccaaataaacgaataagtaaaaaaaaatatattttcaaaccattatTGTGCAGCGCACACAGTTGTGAAAAGAAGCGTTGACggtctacggctttggctcctcatgttttcaCTCGCCCAATCGTGGCATTGGCTTTGCCTCGCCAGTTCACATCTTCCTCCATGAACCCTCACTTAATTACTGAACGACTCCATACACATCTGCAAAAAAAACCTAAGAAGCTGTGCCTCTCTTTTACATTTTCAGATTAAAAGGCTTTCGCCCCAGTGTATTCGTCAATCGAGCTCACAAGCGAGCGGTGTTTAAAAATGGTTCCTGCAACATAGCATCCGTTACCGGGTCCAATCGACACCTGCGCTTTCTGGTGGACCTCTTCACAACCCTGGTTGACGCACGATGGCGCTACACGCTGATGGTGTTTGCCCTAGGGTTCATGGGTTCATGGCTGTTCTTCGCCCTGCTCTACTGGTTCATCTGCCTGGTTCACGGCGACCTGGATGAGGAAAATCTCCCGCACAATCAGGAAGCAAATGGGTGGAAACCTTGCGTTACCAACATCTACACGTACACTTCGTGCTTCCTGTTCTCGCTGGAAACTCAGCACACCATCGGTTACGGAAATCGTGCCACCACCGAGGAATGCCCGGAAGCGATTTTTGTCATGAGTTTGCAATCTATCCACGGAGTCATGATTCAAGCCCTACTGGCTGGTATCATCTTCGCCAAGATGACCCGCCCCAAAAGTCGCTCGCAAACACTCCTATTCTCCAAGTGCGCCGTGATCTCTATGCGTGACGGCGAAATGTGCCTGATGTTCCGCGTAGGAGATCTACGCAAGAGTCACATCATCGGGGCCAACATCCGAGCGCAGTTGATTCGAGAAAGATGGAGCCGCGAAGGCGAGAATATGCCGCAGTACCAGAAGGAGCTGGCACTGACCGTCGATGGATGCGGATCGGATTTGTTCTTCATCTGGCCACAGGTCGTGGTACATCGGATTAACAGCGATTCTCCGCTGTGGGAGCTGAGTCCATTCGAGCTGCTGCACGAACGGTTCGAGATCGTCGTAGTGCTGGAGGGCACCATTGAGTCTACCGGACAGAGTACCCAAGCCCGGTCTAGCTATCTGAACACGGAGATCCTGTGGGGTCGGAGGTTCGAACCGGTTCTTGGCTTCAGCAAGGACAAGCAGAGTTACGTGATCAACTTTTCCTTGTTCAACGATACTTCACCGGTCGAGACGCCGAATTGCTCGGCCAAGGAGTTTGCTGAGGGAACAAATTACAACAGCAATGGTAGGTACCGAAGATCATAGGAGTAAATTGATTCATGAAATGACTATTATTGTCATAAAATTAGGATATATGAGCGATAGAAGACTCTTATCTTTTACAGAAAATCTACTAAACAAGCCAACATTCGAGTACGGAAGCCTGGTGGAAAAGCTAGAACAGTATCATGTCGAGAACGAACAGGACCTACAAAGACCGCTGAAATCGGCCTTGAAGAGTGACAAAAATGGTTCACCAGGGAGGCATCCACAGACAGAGCTGGGGAATTCCGACAGCAAAAACGGAATTATGACGATCTACGACGGCGAGAGCACGGTGCTGTGAGGTGACTTTTGTAGGCATTCACCACTGTTGTGTACGTTTGGAAGTCCGATAGTAGGCGGATGAGAGTGCAACATTATTGTAGCGTATTGCGGTTAGCATAAGTGTAGGAGTAAAACTGCTTGTGAGATTTCAGTATACAACAACGTTCAACTTTATATAGTTTGATCAATCTGCAGAAGATAAGAAATTATAATATAATGTAAGCAATTCTAAACGATATAAAACATGTATTTGGTTATTATATCATCTTTGGATGACAATGATAAAGCCCCGTATTAATCCATACCAGCTAAAATGCACAaagcacagtggtccacgaaccatatttacgaggaaagatgcattcagcgccttcaaatgattttttagacaaatatggtcttctacataattgttgctaataataaggccctctttccaatgtatatgaaaattagggtggttcatattttcacagaaattggaaaccaaacatttttatttCCAAGAATAACTAtagacattcttcggaaaagttgtagcgctatcaattttgagcattgACGGATCCGGAccgcgaggacattttgtgcggcccgcggcacgaatgatgaaaaataatagaatttggccCGAGAAagaatattttttgattttttacttcTTCCAGTctcatattatttaaaaaaaaaacccggattgatccacctagtggtgatactgCCTTTCTCGTCGGTTATGTACTTAAGATTTTTCCGTCGAAGTCAGCCGAAGCGTTcctaaatcctgagaatactctagaacgaaacaaatttcattttctttttttgtcacagtgctcgttgtcTCGTCAAGGGgaggataataaataataagtggatttgatgaaaaactactcaaaaaattaggcaaaatcgttaaTCTCATCGGATATGTTAAGGAATTTTCTGGGCGACTTTGAATtcacttgaaatttttaaaatttctgcaaaaaatatttGTTTCCCCCCCTCGAAATGTTGAATTCTGAAATAAAAAATGGGAGGGGTGGGGGGGGGTGAgaaaagagaaaatcgaaatttgtgtcagccgtattcagaaaggcaagaattttatcaaagccataatcgaatttggaaactttggcTTATATACCTACTAGGGTGGCCCTCAATTATATGAAAACAACAATTCCTGAAAATGtcaagaagctacgttcaaaatttgagcacaatcgatcaagcctaagggggcgctcaaaaagcttaaagtttgtatgggaaaacgtggccaaatgtatgcagaaatcttaagttttcgatttttgccgctaggtggcgctgtaagcgaatAATAATTaatccctttggtattattgtaggtgactttataccaaacaactttgttcaAGACCGCAAAGTGTTCTGACGACTGTAAaagaagttataccctaggtgaAGTGAGGCGAAACATTATGGCTGTTTTTCCAGTAgggttgatttgattgatttgtctttattaaagagattttcagccctttctGGTTTGTCTCTTCcagtagggtaattgatccgatcatggagaagttaagcactgggttcatgtttaaaccacaattgtatcgccccaaatACACTTTTTACaaagattgaattgaaaataataaaatccatcctttatCTAGGGGAAAAgcacgaaatattgccactttgaggatGTTATGagtattttattcatttttatctgaaagaacattgtgttcctaatgttgcggtatttgttcctattattgcggtatcccattgaaatcatatgggataccaatGATTAACATtagcaacattaggaacacagcagcaaacatattaaggaaaacatttttttttttaatagggtTATGGGCTAATCTTatgcacacaaatggtgcaatctcataatttaagcataatacatttattacaaataccttttggtaacatttcagtcgagacagtgctcaattgccattaccgcaacattaggtactaccacaacgaatggaacaattaccctacacgtaaaggaataagatcaacaatgcacaatggtccacgaaccagatttacgaggaaagatgcatgcagcgccttcaaatgaatttttagacaaatatagtcttctacaaagttgttgctaataataaggccctctttccaatgtacatgaaaattagagtggtccatattttcacagaaattggaaaccaaacttttttatttgcaagaataactatatacattcttcggaaaagttgaagacctatcaattttgatcaagtttgttgaagacagtttttttgtagctttaaaattgaccgatctagagatatatttctgaattagcttagggtgattcaagaaaaacaggttttctggctttaactttttcagtttcaatttctcatcaaagttgctcAAGaatcacttgtagagcatttgaaaacgcgtcgtttcgtgcgctgcgACTcatgtaaaaaatacttgaaaagtgcctattttttctagaaaatcatcaacatcttttgaacggaatgacgtagcaacattctcagcgcacggaaatgtgcgtttttggaagctctaaaagtggttctttgacgactttgatgagaaaattgaaacaaaaaagttagagcgataaaacgatttgttctagcgtcaccctatgaaaactatgggaaaatgctcaaaatttgggcaaaacagttttttcgccttatctttttcatttcaattttttcatcaaagtcgtcaaagggccacttttagagcttcaaaaaacgcacattttcgtgcgctgagaatgttgctacgtcattccgttcaaaagatgttgatgattttctagaaaaaataggcacttttcaagtattttttacttgaattACAAAAACAACACCTCTCAAATttattgatatgttttataacaattcttcttttgaatgctggaaaaaatattttttatctttgccccaactcgtaatatcgccttttgaataaactatgatttttgaagaaaaacactcataacttttgaaccaaaagagataacgatcgtctcagcgcacgaaacgacgcgttttcaaatgctctacaagtgtttcttgtattggaccacccgttgggtgtCTGTTGTTCGTGGATTTCCCAGTACAAATCAGacacgtgggtggactcgtgcagccttgtgccttatggccttcgccgccgcatctcctacacaacttgctcctgtcagggccttcacagtcccacgacttgtgcctTGGTTCAAAGCACCGGAAGCAAGCACTCGGTGGCTTATGCAGGGTCAGATGGCAAACTGACCAGCACACTTTTATGTTCCCTATcctaacggactttttgacgtccgccacagggagctgaaccaaggctacctgCGTTCCTGTCGGGCCCTTTCGTAGCCGAATGGCTGCAGCGGCCACCtctacctcgcactgttgccgcagtgccgtgacgagatCCTCGGCGTCTGTTGACTCGTTCAGGTtcctcaccttcagagtcgcctccgccgtcAGAGCTTTCACCTCCACACCTTCGCTTAGGACTTCTTCCGCCAACAGTTTGTAGGCGGCGGCGCCCTTTCGCTCCCTGTCGCGCTTTAGCTCGataatcatctcgcccgtacgagtacgtctaatactgcgcacgtcggctccgggatcgtcgagcttggcgtcgctccgtatcgccttcaagacgtccgagtacttagacttttccgtcttgatgacgagcgcgtcgcctttgtcGCGCTTGGTACCTGCTCTATTACGCCGTCGCGGTTAGGCGTCCCTAGCAACCTCTGCCTgcggatttttcttcttcttccgcttccGCTCCCCCTTcgtcgtgtgtgtgtgtgtgtgtgtgtgtgtgtgtgtgtgtgtgtgtgtgtgtgttttttttttccttctaaaccatagggggataatctgctcaacagacaccctaacagaaggttagggtagtgtaggtctgacaggccgtcttctacaacaaaagtaaaatccaggactactctctcctcgtacccactaaaccattcctatggtcgccaaaccctacgtctctccggaaccaccaagaaggtattgcttcagagaggggctagtgcacatcgcacccacaaggttagctgcgtagcctgcagcaacgaacatcgatgactcgctttggagagtccatcacggtagcatgctggcgcttagccagtttcccgagtggtcctcgccactccctttgtcctcggaaggcgggcagggtcaaccccgcccgcgccctactgctgagcggacatcaagaactgatgcccacgtgcaacccgatctgacctgcccgtaaggaagggtatcactacccttcaggccctatcagatgcacccgtaggttgcagacagcaggatctcacctaccccgacccttgccggggacccctttccaaccgcgggctcgtgtgtgtgtgtgtgtgtgtgtgtgtgtgtgtgtgtgtgtgtgtgtgtgtgtgtgtgtgtgtgtgtgtgtgtgtgtgtgtgtgtgtgtgtgtgtgtgtgtgtgtgtgtgtgtgtgtgtgtgtgtgtgtgtgtgtgtgtgtgtgtgtgtgtgtgtgtgtgtgtgtgtgtgtgtgtgtgtgtgtgtgtgtgtgtgtgtgtgtgtgttttttcctccctacctccccagcagagaagaccgattggaaaaactctgctacatctagatgcctcgatccccctggtaccactgctgcgactgcttcagggggggcaatgcgctcatgcgctcttctgttaCAGTGCttttgcactttttgtcgcttctaaacagTGCTTCTCATCTGTGCACTTAATTTTcaagcgatcccagcttgctggTCGCTCCTCCACTTCCGCTGCAGCTCCGTCATCATTTTTGTGACTGCTCTGTtgatcgcattccacgtctcttcagtacggcacatctcgtcgacgatgttgtccacgcttaatgccggcatcgatcttcttaccgcctcgaatctggggcagatgaacacCACGTGCTCCGatgtctcctccacgttctcgcactccgggTAGAAAGGCGAAAcggcatggccaaaccgatgtaggtactgcctgaagcagccatgaccagacaaaaactgggttaggtgGAAATTCACttctccatgcttcctgttcacccaagtcgacacattagggatgagccgatgggtccatcttcctttctccgtggaatcccattcctgttgccactttgtcactgaggccgttcgcaccaacgttctcacttggctggtcctcctccgctcgtagcactcgatgtcctcctccaaggtgatgcagatcgggatcatccctgcaatcacacaaactgcctccgacgatattgttTTACACGCGCTCGCTACTCGtatggccatgagccggaacgcgctGTTTAGCTTCCCCCGATTGGTTTTTagcgccgcaccccaggctgggactccgtaccgcagtatTGAAGA contains:
- the LOC109401498 gene encoding ATP-sensitive inward rectifier potassium channel 12-like isoform X2, whose product is MYSNRCRNLNLPRIDIEAANTDVAQQQHQNLEETKQLLNSARSERLSPVPSCGAFGKGSSSPTRSPGRRLKGFRPSVFVNRAHKRAVFKNGSCNIASVTGSNRHLRFLVDLFTTLVDARWRYTLMVFALGFMGSWLFFALLYWFICLVHGDLDEENLPHNQEANGWKPCVTNIYTYTSCFLFSLETQHTIGYGNRATTEECPEAIFVMSLQSIHGVMIQALLAGIIFAKMTRPKSRSQTLLFSKCAVISMRDGEMCLMFRVGDLRKSHIIGANIRAQLIRERWSREGENMPQYQKELALTVDGCGSDLFFIWPQVVVHRINSDSPLWELSPFELLHERFEIVVVLEGTIESTGQSTQARSSYLNTEILWGRRFEPVLGFSKDKQSYVINFSLFNDTSPVETPNCSAKEFAEGTNYNSNDSYLLQKIY
- the LOC109401498 gene encoding ATP-sensitive inward rectifier potassium channel 12-like isoform X1 gives rise to the protein MYSNRCRNLNLPRIDIEAANTDVAQQQHQNLEETKQLLNSARSERLSPVPSCGAFGKGSSSPTRSPGRRLKGFRPSVFVNRAHKRAVFKNGSCNIASVTGSNRHLRFLVDLFTTLVDARWRYTLMVFALGFMGSWLFFALLYWFICLVHGDLDEENLPHNQEANGWKPCVTNIYTYTSCFLFSLETQHTIGYGNRATTEECPEAIFVMSLQSIHGVMIQALLAGIIFAKMTRPKSRSQTLLFSKCAVISMRDGEMCLMFRVGDLRKSHIIGANIRAQLIRERWSREGENMPQYQKELALTVDGCGSDLFFIWPQVVVHRINSDSPLWELSPFELLHERFEIVVVLEGTIESTGQSTQARSSYLNTEILWGRRFEPVLGFSKDKQSYVINFSLFNDTSPVETPNCSAKEFAEGTNYNSNENLLNKPTFEYGSLVEKLEQYHVENEQDLQRPLKSALKSDKNGSPGRHPQTELGNSDSKNGIMTIYDGESTVL